Below is a window of Candidatus Poribacteria bacterium DNA.
ACCCCGAAACCGCAATGGACTCAAACTGGCGGTCCCGAAGGCGGTAGTGTGCAGAACCTGTTCACAACATCTAACGGAGATGCTTACGCTGGAACAGGTGCCGACCTCTATAGATTGACCGACGATAGGCGTCGGTGGAGCCTCGTCAACACCGACATGCCCCTCAACGGGTCATGGCAAATGACGGAATGGGACGAGACTCTCTACATTGTTTCCGAGACAGAAGTCCTCGCTTCAATGGACAGAGGTGAGACGTGGCAGCCACTCGGTCCGCGTCCAGAAGGACAGTTGATTGATCTCATCATAACAGATGGGACCCTTGGGGTACAAGCCGATATTATAATGTACTTGGCACTCGCTGATGGCGTATTCCGTTCCGTGGATGCTGGAAAATCTTGGACACCGGTAGGCGAACCGTTGGTGAACACAGAAATCCGCACCATCACTGCTATTGAAGATGTCGTGTTTGTCGGAACGGATTCTGGACTGTATTGCCGCAATTCGGAAGGATGGACGTTATTACTGGTAGATGAAGACCATAAGACCCGCAATATCCGCGCAATGGCAAGTGCCGGGCATCGACTCTATGTCGCCGTGGGCGACAAGGTAATAAACCATGATTTTGGGCTCGCGCTGCCATCGAAAATGGTATGGGAGACATCTCTGTCGCTTTACCGCTCAACGGATTTGGGGGATTCGTGGCAGACATTAGACTATAAAAAAACAAAGATAGAGCCTTCCTCCCCCATTGGAATGACGATTCGTGTTGGATCTGCAGATCCGGAATCCGTTCAAAATGATAAGGGTGAATCCAAAGACTCAGAAATGAAACCGACTTTAATCTTTGAAATAGTAGCAGTGGAAGACAACCTTTTCGTATTGGACGACGCAAACAGTTATTATTCAAATGACGCTGGGGACAACTGGGTTACTTTGGATTCAAGTATACCGGACATAGGAGATGTTTCCATGCTTGTGTCTTCGAATGCGAATACCTTCTATCGGAACGGAGCGTCCGGGATTTCTCGGACAACCGATGCTGGCAAAACATGGCAGCCATTTAGCACGGGATTGGTAAATACAAGTGTGATGGGTTTAGTTTCTGTGGGGAATGTGCTATATGCCAACGTGGAAGGCACACTTCTCACCTCATCTAATATGGGCGAGTCGTGGACCGCTGTTCCAAGCAGTCTCGGAAACATCACGAATCTGGTGGCATCCAACGGTGTGCTCTATGTCAGAGGTGTAGACGACAAGACCCCTAATCCCCACCTGTCTCGCTTATCTACCGAAGATAATGGGTTAACGCCTGTTCCGGGTATGCCACTTTTAATCGGGGCAGACTATGCCAAACTGATCGAAGAAGGTTTCAAGGAAATTCTTCCAGTCACAGATCAGACCGAGGGACAGAAAAACATCCTTGAAGATTTAGATGTAGAGACATTCGTTGAAGACTATAGTCAGGCCTTAGAGGATCTCCTCGCTGAGATTTTGGTGTCCCTTGTCGGGAGTTTCGCTGTCAGTGGTGATACGTACTATATGGAATATGAACAGAGACTCTTCAGATGGAAAACCGGCACGCCGGAATGGGTGGATACCGGACTCATCAATGAATTGCCTATCGATAGGATTGACAGTACGAACACTTTTGATTCCTTTCCTTCCAACCTCGCAGTTTCAGGGAGTACTGTCTACGTCGGTAAATGGGATGGACACCTCTTCCAATCGTTTGATGAGGGAAACACGTGGAACGACGTTACGACGAACCTCCCGTTCCCTGTTGCACATTTCAGGGGAGTAACCTTTGCTGGATCAACCGTTTGTGTCGCAACCGATAGAGGGGTCGTCTATTCAAACGATGGCACGCACTGGCACGCGACAACAGATACAGAGGGCACACCCATCGTTATAGAAAGGTTTGCGGTAGACGGGACAATGCTGTATGGAACAAGCGAACGACAGGTGTACCAATTCAAAGAGAGCTCAGGTGTGTGGCAACAGGTCGCACCGGAAATCCTAATGCCTATTAAGGCTCTTGTTGTTGATGAGAACGTGCTTTATATCGGTGCCAGTGGCAGTGGTGTGCTTCGCTTCGCTCTGGACGAAAAGTATCGGCGTTGACGGAACTGAATATACTATTTTTCACAGTGACCTGCGGTGGTGCGCGGTTGAGAGGGTTCCTCACACCCCCGCATGCTCAGAATCTACAAATAACCCTCTAAAAAACTGGAATATACACAACTTAAGGAGCATAAAAATGTTAAAAACGATTCGACGATTCACACCGATTACGGTATTAGCAACTTTATTGATGGTAATAGGCATACAATTGCCCCTCCAGGCAGGCACACATCAGTTACTCTTTGACGAAGATGCAATTCAAGACCCTGGTAGTTTGATCGTGAAACTACAAGACACGCGTGCACCAGTGTCCAAATTTATCGCATCGCAATTGTCCGAAGATATGCAGTGGGTGTTACTCGGATACAATGGCGCAGGCACACCCTCCCCTCAGCAGCAGGAGGTATTGCTTTCAGACCTAAATCAACTGCTGCAAGCGGGTTCTCTCTACGATGCGCAACGGTTCGCCAGCATTGAACTCAGTGAACAGACGCAGGTGCTCATCGCAGAAAATCCGAAAAGTGGGGAAGCATTGATTCGCCTAAACCGGTGCCTCTTAGTAGACGCCTATCCGCACGAACTTGCCTCACTTTCAGAGCAACAAAGTGCTGAGGCTTCCAAAGGGATTGAGACGTGCAGAGAAAATTTGCGGCAGATAAAACGCGCCCGTGATGATTATAGGGCTGCCAACGCCGATACAGATCCGCAATGGCTTTCTGATCTTTCTCCGCAGTATCTGGACGAAAAAGTTCTCCTCTGTCCAACGGACCCAACGACAGGCGTCCCTGGCGTTCTTACCGAAGATGCCTCGGATCCGATGCTGCCGTGCAGTTATCTCTACGAGATTTGACCTTCTGAGAAAGAGGAGCAACACATGCTGTGGACACCGGAAGGTGATATGATACCTATCGTTCGTTGTGAACACCACCGTCTCAACCTAAGTCTGGGTGGGAAACTCTATCGCAACGGTCCGCAAAGGGGCATTTATAATAGCAACAAAATGGGGTTCTCCGCGCTCGCCGACGTTGTGCGTGACTTACGTAAACAACACGGAGCCGCGTTTCTCAAGACCCAAGAAGGTCGAAAGAAACTCAAACAAGCGACTGAAGAAATAGTCTTGGGGAAATTTGTGCCAAAACTGCTGAGTGCTTTGGAGCATGAGATTCACACGCAGCTTGAAGCACAACTCGGAGAAGGTATTCTCGAGACCCCAATAGGGATGGGTATCCTCAAAGAAGCCATCCCGCAGGTGGAAAGCCAAGTAAAAGAACAACTACAGTCGCAACTTGAAGCACAGCTGGGAGCAGCCTTCCTGAAAACCGAAGAGGGTCAGGACCTCCTCCAGCAATTAACGGATCTGATATCCCTGTGATGTACCACAACAAACACTGAGCTGACAAAAAACATAGGAGAAATTACCGTGTTAACGACATTGATTCAAAAAGAAATCATGCATCACATTCTCAGCGTCCGGTTCGCCGCGCTCTTATTAATGTGCGTGCTGCTCATCCCGCTCACCCTTTCGATCAATTATCGTAGGTATAGCCAGAACTTAACGGATTATCAAGAGTCGGTAAAACGTACACGGGCAGAAGCATCGAAAAATCCACCGAATGCCACAGACCCAAACACGGAAGTTTCCAAATTCTTCCTTAAGCCCACGCCGCTAAGCGTCTTCGCGAACGGTTTAGAGGAAGCCCTGCCGACCTATCTTGGCATGACGCGTAACGGTGTGCGACAAGGTTCAGCAGGGGTTTCACAGGCATCCGTGGCGTATGCACTCGGGAACCTTGACTTCCTGTTTATTGTGGGGACGGTTTTCAGTCTGTTGGCACTTCTGTTTACGTGTGATGCGGTTGCGGGGGAAAAAGAGGCAGGCACGCTTCGGATAAACCTATCAAATCCGCTGCCGAGAGATGTGTTTCTGTGGAGCAAGCTGATCGGTGGATACATTGTGTTCGTTGTTCCATTTTTGGTATCCTTCCTCTTGGGATTACTCCTGCTCGTCGGGCAGGGATTCCCTTTAGGTGAACTCAATGTTGCGCTGCCTGTGCTGGGTCTGACACTTGTCTCGCTCCTCTATATTGCAGTCTTTTTTGCAATAGGTGTCGCAATTTCAACGTATCTTGACAACTCCAAGACTGCGCTGATTGTGGCTTTTACGTTTTGGGTGTTTGCGGTGCTCATTGCGCCACGTGGCGCGTTTGTCGTCGCGAAACTCGTCGCTCCCACCCGGACACAACAGACTGTTTATATGGAGAAAACCGCACTTCGTAATAACCTGACAAAAGATAAGGAAGAGAAGATTTCGGAAAAAATGGCTTTAGCTTTCGCGAACGAGGATGGCACTATCGGTATCAACCTAAGCAATCCAGAGACGCAAAAAAAGATGGATAAACTCAGGGGACCGATTGATGAACAGTTTCGACTGGAGTTTCAGAACCAAGCCGGTAAAATTGACAGGGACTATCAGCGCGAACAGTTTCGGCAAGAGCAGATTGGTGAGATGCTTTCCCGGATCGCGCCAACGTCTTCACTCACCTATTTTGCGATGAACCTCACCCAAACCGGCAAGTTGAAAAGGGACACCTACTTTCAAACGGGTGAGCGATACTACGATCAACTCGATGATTCGTATTTCAGCGAAATTTCAGGCGACGTGCTTGCACAGTTTATGCAGTTGGCAAGGCAGTCAGAGCATGATTCTTCTGAATCGGAAACAGAGAAAATCTTACCGCCTCCAACGCTGATAGAACCCACTTTATCGGACACAGTGCGTCGCTCTGCGGTGGATGTGCTCTTACTCGGTTTTTTTGCCTTAGCGTTTACAGCGGTGGCGTTCTTGAAGTTCTTCCGCTCCGATATCTGATGCGAAGGATGTATTACCACCAGTGGCGGGGTTCCCAACCCCGCCTACCCACACCGTCAAAGTAATTCTGGATTTACGATAAAACGTGAATCTCCATAATTTTCCCCACCAAACACCCATTCTTCCTCCAATCGTTTTTTCACAACCCATTGCTGAAATATTTACACACCGACTTTTGGATAAATCTGTGCTATTGTTGACAAATATGCTAATCGCGTATCGGAAATCATCGGCAAAGACCGTATTGACGGCGGTATCTTGTTTGCTGACGCCTGACTGCTGATAGCTGAAAGTCGTTTGAAAAATAATGCAACCTTTTAAAAACTAAGTTACGTCACCTAAATCAATGGCAAAAAATTACTTCAGAAATTCCAGAGGCTATTGTCTCTACCCCATTATTTATTGCAAGGAGATTAAAAATGAAAACCTTAATGATCGGATTTCTCATTCTGGCGATGATGAGTGGACCCCTCAACGCTGCTGAGAACGATACACCTAACAAAAAAATTACACTTAACCTTGACAGCAGGTCAGAAGTGTCCGTCAAAGGCTTCATTGCCCCGATTACGGATACCATGTCCAACTTCCACGTAACGTGGGAGGCATTGGCAAATCTACGCGCTGCTGAACCAGAGAAACAGCATCCGGCATCGGTCTTCCGCGCTTTTCTTCCAGACAAAGCCGTTTTGGTCGGCGAACTCTGGGAAATTGAGGAAACGGGTGTGTTAGAATTGCTGCGGCAACTTCATCCCAATCCGAATTTGAAAATGCATATCAATGCAGGTGATTCCTATGGGTTGTGGGCATGCCTGCGCGCTTACAATGATACATTCGCCGACATCGTGTTTCGGATCCACGCAGAGTTCAAGTTAGAAAATGGATGGTTTACTCCGTCTCAGTTCACTGGACATCTTGTGATTGATCGGATTCAGGAGAGGGTGGCATTCTTTGAGATGTCCGTCCCTGAAGGTGTTGTAAACTTCGATGTAAACAGAAGGCACAAAAACGCACGGAGTTTTGGAACCGATATGGGTTTTTGTCCGCAAGTAGAACTCCATGCTGGAACACCCGGTGTTCTGCGAGACACGCAATTCGCAGAAACTATCACCCAAGAAGCAGCGGAACGCGCCTTAGCCCTACGTTTCTATAGGTCACAGCAGATTAACTGGGTATCCTTAGAGGAAGCGTTGAACATGGTACAAGCACAACAGAAGCCGATTCACGCTATCTCTATCGATGGACCGTTGGCTGATGAGGCGTGCTGAGGGAGCGGCAAAAGCCTGAGGGCAGTTGTCCTCTCCAACAACCGAGTCATTGAGTTTTTGAATGAAAATTTCATCAACATCTGGGTGTCGAATGTCGAATTGGGACGTACGCCTAATAAGCAGGATTTTATCACGCTGAGACGCGAATATGGGTTTAGACTGTTTGACACAGCGAATCCCTTGGCACAGGCGATTATGAAAGGCTGGAAGAAAAACTCGCCATCGGATTCTTTGGTTATCTCGTCTGAATTCGAATTGATGGGTAGACAGCCCGTCAATGAACTTCCGGGCGCGAACAAAGCGCAATATTACCTAACGTTTCTCAAAGAAGCTTTAGCTGGACACCTTCCGGGATTTGGTGGGGAGATCCCAGAACTTCAACCCGAGAAACCGGAGTCTGAAAAAGTGTCATCAGCACCGCAAGGGCAATCTGCAGAAGATGCCATGAACGCCTTCGTGAAGGCATTTAAGAATCTTGACGCAGAGGTAATGCGTTCGATGCTTACAGGACATGCCAGAGAAACATTTGAAATTGATGCTGAAAACATGCCAGAGGATATACGGACACAGTTCAGTCAAATATTGAGGCACATGAAGGTTTTAAACAGCCAATATGTGGGTGACGAATTCCACTTCCGATTGAGAGTCCCGGGGTCAACCCCGCCGGAGGTATCTGTTAAGATGCGAAAAATGGAAGGTGTGTGGCTCATTTATGAGGTCGAGTGATTCAAATGACAGAATGAAGGACAGCACACCCGTGTGTGGAGTGTCCGTGTTTTGGATAGATTAGGAAACCGCTTGTAGCATGAACTGTTAGTTTGCATGGTAGATGACACAAACCGACAGTTTATGCTACAATAGCCACTTATAGAACTCATATTATTGTGAGGACGCAAATGAGGTATCATTGTAGATGGCTTCCGATAATTCTCACGCCCCCAACACAGAATCAGTATCGCGTCCATCGGTACTGAAAACGCTCCGCCGCTTTTGTTTCGTGGCGTGGCACGTCAGCCCGTTCGGCGCGATTGTTCAGGCGCTCCTGACGCTCGTATACGGAGGCATTCCTATTGGCATACTTTGGGCAAGTCGAGGACTCGTAAACCTTATTGCCGCCATCCTCGCCAACGAAACAGAACCGAGTCTACAGACCGCCGCACCCTGGGTGATCGCATTGGTCCTTCTGGCGATTCTCAGAAATGTAACAGGCACGTATGACAGTTACTTGCGATGGAAGATGCAGAACCGCATTAGACTCTACCAACAGTGTCTTCTGATCGAAGCCGCAACCCATATCGATTTTGCCGTTTTCGACCAGCCACAGACCTACGATTTGATCCAACGGGCGCGACAGGCTCTGGACCATCGGCTCACCAATGTCCTACGATTTTTAACCGAGATCGGGCAACTCTGTGTAACACTCATCGGATACGGTGTCCTGCTTTGGATCGCAGATCCGCTACTTGTACTTGTGGTCGTCCTACCCGCAATCCCGTCGGCGTGGCTGAAAATTAAGACTGCTAAAAGCGGATACATCCACGATTACGATGCCACACCCGTCCGCCGTATGATGGCGTATATGCTGAGTTTATTGCTCGGTCCATCGTCTGGACAGGAGGTCCGACTCTACGGTCTTTTCGATCCGCTTTTCGGACGCTGGCGAACGAACCATCAAAAATGGCGAGAAGAGTCGCTTGCAAAGGTCTGGCTCCAAGCAAAAGGCTCTATCGGCACAACGCTTGCTGAAGTGCTTGCCTATTCTGTCGCGATCTTCATACTTGCTGAACGGATCGTAAATGGAGAATTGACGCTTGGAGATTATGTGGTTCTCATCGGCGCCGCTGGAACGTTTCAAGCGGATCTTGAGAGTTTGCTGAGTGCGATACGAGACGTCTTTGAAGATCTGCCGTTGCTTCAAGATTTACACTTTTTCTTGGAACGTGCGAAACGGGATCAGAGCCAAGCGGGAACACAGCAATTTCCACAACCCTTACAAACGGGATTAGAGGTCCGAAATCTTCGCTTCCGGTACCCAGAGGCGACTGAGGACGTGCTGCAAGACATAAATTTTCATGTGCGTCCCGGAGAGGTCATCAGCATCGTCGGGGTCAACGGTGCGGGGAAGTCAACACTCATCAAATTGCTACTCGGTCTCTATCAACCCGATGTTGGAACAATCCGCTATGACGGTATGCACGTGAAGTCAATTGACCCCGAACAGATTGCCCTTAACTGTGCCGCCGTTTTTCAGGATTTTGCGCGGTTCCGTCGACCGGTCCGTGAGGAATTAGTGCCAGGTCCACCGAACTATCATATTGAGGAAGAAACGCTGCAGCGCGTTATCAATGCGGTCGGTCTTGAGGAGCGTTTTCAGACCTTTCCACGCGGTTTAGATACATTTCTCGATCCGTCGCTTGGAGAAGAGGGTGAAGGCGTCGAGTTATCTGGCGGAGAATGGCAAAAGGTCGCGTTGGCGCGGGCTTTGGTCCGAAACCCACAAGTCCTCGTCCTCGACGAACCGACCGCCG
It encodes the following:
- a CDS encoding ABC transporter permease — translated: MLTTLIQKEIMHHILSVRFAALLLMCVLLIPLTLSINYRRYSQNLTDYQESVKRTRAEASKNPPNATDPNTEVSKFFLKPTPLSVFANGLEEALPTYLGMTRNGVRQGSAGVSQASVAYALGNLDFLFIVGTVFSLLALLFTCDAVAGEKEAGTLRINLSNPLPRDVFLWSKLIGGYIVFVVPFLVSFLLGLLLLVGQGFPLGELNVALPVLGLTLVSLLYIAVFFAIGVAISTYLDNSKTALIVAFTFWVFAVLIAPRGAFVVAKLVAPTRTQQTVYMEKTALRNNLTKDKEEKISEKMALAFANEDGTIGINLSNPETQKKMDKLRGPIDEQFRLEFQNQAGKIDRDYQREQFRQEQIGEMLSRIAPTSSLTYFAMNLTQTGKLKRDTYFQTGERYYDQLDDSYFSEISGDVLAQFMQLARQSEHDSSESETEKILPPPTLIEPTLSDTVRRSAVDVLLLGFFALAFTAVAFLKFFRSDI
- a CDS encoding sigma-70 family RNA polymerase sigma factor — protein: MEQNDAQLIQRILQGDQEAFTPLVKKYQKGVHTLVWRKIGDFHIAQEITQDTFLKAYQKLGTLKNYNQFPGWLYVIAANLANDYLRKNRLPMESLDADNTNEVDKVSYSKYQADRQAEEADETRREIVKKLLRKLPESERTVMMMHYLGEMTIKSISEFLGVSQNTVKSRLSRARNRLRKEENVLQENLGSFQLPDQLTENIMREVSRLSPIPAPMGKPMVPLALSVVSAVVLFLLIGVGTQYLSRFQRPYNLDAASEPTVEIIDAVFVYDSPAKPAVRTQAGSSLLPGQSPGAGQIPDEPLVATLPIDTPEVSTPKPQWTQTGGPEGGSVQNLFTTSNGDAYAGTGADLYRLTDDRRRWSLVNTDMPLNGSWQMTEWDETLYIVSETEVLASMDRGETWQPLGPRPEGQLIDLIITDGTLGVQADIIMYLALADGVFRSVDAGKSWTPVGEPLVNTEIRTITAIEDVVFVGTDSGLYCRNSEGWTLLLVDEDHKTRNIRAMASAGHRLYVAVGDKVINHDFGLALPSKMVWETSLSLYRSTDLGDSWQTLDYKKTKIEPSSPIGMTIRVGSADPESVQNDKGESKDSEMKPTLIFEIVAVEDNLFVLDDANSYYSNDAGDNWVTLDSSIPDIGDVSMLVSSNANTFYRNGASGISRTTDAGKTWQPFSTGLVNTSVMGLVSVGNVLYANVEGTLLTSSNMGESWTAVPSSLGNITNLVASNGVLYVRGVDDKTPNPHLSRLSTEDNGLTPVPGMPLLIGADYAKLIEEGFKEILPVTDQTEGQKNILEDLDVETFVEDYSQALEDLLAEILVSLVGSFAVSGDTYYMEYEQRLFRWKTGTPEWVDTGLINELPIDRIDSTNTFDSFPSNLAVSGSTVYVGKWDGHLFQSFDEGNTWNDVTTNLPFPVAHFRGVTFAGSTVCVATDRGVVYSNDGTHWHATTDTEGTPIVIERFAVDGTMLYGTSERQVYQFKESSGVWQQVAPEILMPIKALVVDENVLYIGASGSGVLRFALDEKYRR
- a CDS encoding ABC transporter ATP-binding protein; this translates as MASDNSHAPNTESVSRPSVLKTLRRFCFVAWHVSPFGAIVQALLTLVYGGIPIGILWASRGLVNLIAAILANETEPSLQTAAPWVIALVLLAILRNVTGTYDSYLRWKMQNRIRLYQQCLLIEAATHIDFAVFDQPQTYDLIQRARQALDHRLTNVLRFLTEIGQLCVTLIGYGVLLWIADPLLVLVVVLPAIPSAWLKIKTAKSGYIHDYDATPVRRMMAYMLSLLLGPSSGQEVRLYGLFDPLFGRWRTNHQKWREESLAKVWLQAKGSIGTTLAEVLAYSVAIFILAERIVNGELTLGDYVVLIGAAGTFQADLESLLSAIRDVFEDLPLLQDLHFFLERAKRDQSQAGTQQFPQPLQTGLEVRNLRFRYPEATEDVLQDINFHVRPGEVISIVGVNGAGKSTLIKLLLGLYQPDVGTIRYDGMHVKSIDPEQIALNCAAVFQDFARFRRPVREELVPGPPNYHIEEETLQRVINAVGLEERFQTFPRGLDTFLDPSLGEEGEGVELSGGEWQKVALARALVRNPQVLVLDEPTAALDPQAEVELYQQFVELASGRMTFLISHRIGSARLADRILVLDASRIVEDGTHDALLATNGRYAQFFRAQARWYQ